The genomic stretch CCCCCCGCCTCCATTTTTGAGGCCTGAACGGCTTCAAAAATGAAGCGGCGAGAAAGTAGAGGGTGGTAAGTAGAGAGTTGACGGAAAAATGCCGTTTGGCCTTGGCCACTCGCGACCCGCCGCGTTCTACTTTCTACTCACTACTTTCTCGCTTTTTTCTCTTTCCTTCGCGGAACTGTCATATGGCATTCGCATTCGAGAAACTTCTCGTCTATCAGAAGGCCGTCGACTTCGCAGATTCCATTTGCCAGCACACCGAAGCGTTTCCACGTGGTTATGGTTTTCTTAGCGACCAACTCAATCGGGCCGCCCTGTCGATCGCGGCTAATATTGCAGAAGGTAATGGACGCTTCACAAAACCGGACCGTCGAAATTTCTTTGGAATTGCGCGAGGTTCCATCCAAGAATGCGTGCCACTTCTGGAGTTAGCTCGTCGCCGAAATCGAGTCAGTCTCGACCAACACACGTTACTGAAAGACCAACTTGAGGAAATCGGTCGAATGCTTGCGGGATTGATCA from Schlesneria paludicola DSM 18645 encodes the following:
- a CDS encoding four helix bundle protein, translated to MAFAFEKLLVYQKAVDFADSICQHTEAFPRGYGFLSDQLNRAALSIAANIAEGNGRFTKPDRRNFFGIARGSIQECVPLLELARRRNRVSLDQHTLLKDQLEEIGRMLAGLINSLDETN